AAGCATCCTCACTTGAGGGCTCTTCACTGAGCATCACCTTGAGAGCCTGGGGACCCTGGGCAGCTTCTTCCTTGGACCCTGCAGCAAAAACCATGCTGCCAAGGAGTAAAACCACCAATGCGAGAATCGATACTTTCTTCATATCATACCTCCTGTTGTATGAATATCAGTTTCCAATGTGTTGAGCTACTGCTCATACTGTCAGTGTAATCGTTGAGTCCTATAAATCTACAAGTGTTTTGTCCAAATATCCTAATAAAGATTGCATTTTTTGCTTTACCGTTCAACAATCCATCTATTCTGTCCTACAGGATCAAACCTTGAGTAGTGTATGCCCGTTCCATTGACATGCAACGATTGTCCATAGCCCCCCTCCAGCGTTCCAAGGCTGGGGTCCTCAAGAACAAAGGAGTGGGAATCCGCTTTCAGCGGGGCTTGCTCAATAGCTGCAATGAAATCCTGGAAGGAGCCAAAGCTGGCAGAGGATCCTACACGCAACAGGTACAATGCACTCCTCCCTTCGGCGATGAACTCACGTTCCTTATTGGGGCCAAAGGTGACCATCTTGAGAGGAGAAGAACAGTAGATTGCTCCGTACCCACCATTGTGGGCACGTACAAACAGCCAGGAATCCCGCTGCTGAAACTCTGCAAATTCCATGGTTGGAAGATAGATGTGGGTAAAATCCACAGGATGGGAGGGAGAGAGGCAGAAGCTGATTGCTGCAAAGTTCTCTACCTGGTTCACCCTTGGCAAGGTTCCATTACCCGCCCAGTAGGAGGGACGTGCGTGGCCGAACAGAGCATGTTCCCCTGGGTGATTCACCCAGATTTGCTCTGTGGCAGAGAACAGGAGGTGGATTGGATTCTCCTGGAACCCACGCTCTCCAATGCGGAAGTTGTTGGCGCTGCTGAGCAGAGAGTATGCCGTCTTGCAGGCATAGACATCGGCATGACCCTGGTAGCCGTGTGTCGATTGACTGATCAGGGCCTTGCCCTCAGGAACCTGAGAAAACTGGCGATACTCCTCTGGCGCCTGGTAGTCGCTGAAACAGAGTGCGGTAACGCCCTTTCCTGCATGACTGGTATTTCCAATGCCATAGCCGATCCAGTGTATGAAGGATGGACAGTTGGAGTTGTTGCCAAACAACTCCTTGGGATAGGTACGTCCAGCAGTGGTGCTGAAAATGCCATCAAGAGAGTAGACAGCAAGGATGTAGTAGATGTAATCCATCGCCTTTTTCGCAAGCATTTTCATCTCGCTGTTTGATGTCTGGGCATACAAGGAGGCAAATCCAAGCGCATCGATCGGCAGGTAGGGGGGACTGTTCCACTCAGTGAAACCAATGGAGAAGAAGGTGTCGAACCACTGTCTGAGCAGCTTGATCGCTTTCTCTTGCATCTCCTTCCCGCTCATACCACTATTGGTGAAAATTTCATCTGGATACATTTCTCCGGCAAGCAACTGACAGATATGGAACATGAGCGCATGGTTCTCACTGTAGAACCACATGGCATCGTCTCCCGGCTCATCATGCCAGTAGCGGAAGTTCAGCAAACAAGCTTTCATCGCCTCTTTCAGCTCCGCTGTCACATAGGGGTGATCTGGGAAGGTATTCAGAATATGGGGAAAGTAGGAAAGATAGAAGTCACTACAGTCGCTACGTTTGTTGATGAAGGTGATCTGCCGCTTAAGCAGATGTTCAAACTCCTGTTGCGGCCCTCCTGCATGCAGGATTGCAACCGCCCTGTTCCCATTACGCTCCCCGTGGCTGGCAAGAAATGAGAATGCCTGCATCTTACGCTCATCCATTGTTTTCTTTGGTTTGGGAACCAAGGAGAGCGGAAAGTTTTCGAAGGCAAGCTTATAGCGGATCTCCATATCCTCTACGGTAGTCTTGGCTACGAACTGCAGATACCCGATCGGCAGGTTCTCACATGGACCGAGGGAAGCGGTCCTCTCTCCTGGTTTGAAGACAGCTTCAGTACGATAGAGGTCACCCACCATGTAGTTCTCTTCGGTAGCCCCAACGAGGGAGACCACCAAATCCGAATCCTCATACGGGTTGGGACAGAAGAGCACAACATCCCCTTCCCTTACATGATTGCTCAAACAACTGAGATCACCGATGGCATTCTCCACAGCAAGCACCAATTGTGGAGAGCGGTCAGCTATGGGAAGTTTCTGCACCAAGGAGGGTTGTGCTTCGGTACAGGTGAGAGAGAACGAGCAATCGCTGTCGCGTTCAGCAAACTCGTCCCAAAAGACCACCAGTTCATTGTCCCCACGATTCAGGAGCAAGGTCACCTCTGTGGTTTGTATCTGGTTTCTCAGATGGGGGGTGAAGGTCAAAATCTTTTCCCCATTGAGAAAGAGACGAGCTCCTCCGGCAACAGCAAGTTCACATACAACCTCACGCTTTTTCTCACTCTCCAAGTATGTCAGAGCAACAGCGCTGATCCACGTTGGGTTTGGATAGAACCCTGAGAGGGCAATTACTGGATCGTCAAAGGGAAAATGGGCAGAGAGGACATGGCTTGTACCCTGTTGGGTTACCATTCCCCCTACCTGTTTATCAGAGAAGGATGGATACCCATCTTCAGCTTTTCTTCTTCCAGCAACGAAAGCTTCACGTACAGGATTGGTATGGCTGGCCGAACCAACCGAACCTTCCCAGACATTCGCTTCTTGTTCTATTTTTACCGGGGTGCCGCTTACCGGCTCCTCATGGATCTCTGATATCAGAAACCGATTGATATGCCTTGCTTGTTGCAGTGGATAACGTAGATAGTGCATGGGATATCCCTCCTAGTGATAGTATGAAATGACAATTTTGCAAAATCCACGTATTTCTTGCTCTCTTACCGTGAATCTCTTGCATTTCATGCGAACTGAGGTAGGATACACACATGAGGCATGCGTATTCTGAACTACTCTTTGACCCATCCTTGGTCATTACGGTAAACCGGGTTGATGATCCGGTCTTCTATGTCTTTGACTACCAGAAGAGGCGGCTGAATATGGAGTTCCAACACTTCCATACCTATTGGGAGGTCTACATTCTCTTTGACGATAGCGCCGGCCATGTCATAGAGGGAGAGTACTTCTCCCTGCAGCGGGGAGACATTGTCCTGCTCAAACCACGATTACTCCATAAGAGCACCTATGAGGAGCATGCAAAACCAAAGGCCCGCCTGGTCATCGGTTTCAGAATCGAGGAACACCCCAAAGGGTTCGAGCGGCAGACGGAGAGACTGCTCTCCCTTTTTGGAGAGGCAGTGCCCATTTTTCGCTTTGATGGTAAAATACTTGAAGATATCCACCGACTGCTGAACAGAATCTACCAATTGGGGACTGAGCACCCCCTCAATGCTGAGATGATGATCCACCAAAGTTTCATGGAACTGCTGTGGGTATTGTACATCCATAAACGACAGAACCAGTACGTCAAGCAAGCAAACACAAACTCGGTCAGTGAGAAAATCTATGCAATCACCAGTTATATGCATACTCATTTTGATGAGAGACTTGGTCTTCCTGAAATTGCAAAAAGGTTCTCCATCAGCCCTTATTATCTTTCCAGACAGTTCAAACTGGTCACCGGAGCTGGATTTGTCACCTACCTGCAGATGATCCGTATCCGACATGCACAGAATGAACTGCTCTACAGCAAGAAACCCATCCAGCAGATTTGTGAGGAGAGCGGATTCCCCTCCTTCAGCCAGTTCAATCGTGTCTTCAACCAATACTGTGAGATGAGCCCTTCTGCATTCAGGAAAGATACCAACCATCGCTCCCAGCTCCTGCTGAGACGTTCAGATCCTGAACACAATAGTGATGCCACCCTTCCCAGGATTCTACAAACACCTGAGGAACAAGGCTAAAGATGCATATCCTTGGTGGAGAAATCAGAAAGCGGAAGAGAAACAGGGGCTTTCTCCAAGTGACTCTTGTAGATGGCAAGCACCAACTCCAAGGCATCCCGTCCTTCTTGAGCTGAAACATAGGGGCTGAGGTGCTCCTCTATTGATCGCTTGCAATCCTCATACACCCGTTGGTGGCTGGTACCATAGACAGAGGAAAAAGGTTCTTCCTGTTTCAATCCACCAAGCTTTTGAATCTTGGGGTCGGAAAAATCCCAGGTTTCAATATGCTGCCCATACTCTCCCCCCAAGGCAGCGGTACCACGATCTCCAATGATCATCAAACGTTCCTCCAGATCTTTTTGGAAGACATTGGTGGTTCCTTCAAAGGAACCGATCACCCCATTGGAAAATACTACATGGCCTACCCCCAAATCCTCTACCTCTAGGTAGGGATGACAGCGGTTTGCCAATCTGCCCCAGACAGTGTCAATCTTGCCTCCTGCAAACCATCGCATCAGATCCAGTCCATGAATGCACTGGTTCATCAAGGCTCCTCCATCCTTCTCCCAGGTGCCCCTCCAGGAAGCTTGCTCATAGTAGGGCTTACTGCGGGCCCATCGGACCTGGAGTGAGATATGACTCACAGAGCCAAAAGCGCCAGCATCCAATGCAGAGCGGATCTTTTGAGATGCGTCATTGAACCGATTCTGTTGGCAGACAGAGAGCATTACCTGCTGCTTCCTTGCCATCTGCAGCATGCTGTCTGCATCTGAGAGACTGAGTGCCATTGGCTTCTCAACCAGAACATTGATCCCACGAGAGAGACACTCAAGAGCAATTTCAGCATGGCTGCCGCTGTCAGTGGCAATGGCAACCATGTCGAGATTGCAGCTGTCAAGCATCTTTCGATAGTCCTGATATCGCTCTATTGGCAGATCTTGGAGTCCTAGTCCAGAGAGCAGGGCATCAATTGCCTGTGAATTGATATTACAGAGTGCAACCACCTCCATCCCAACCGCTAGGGCAGAGGGAAGGTGATTGCATGCGATACGCCCACACCCGATCAACGCATATCGCATAGGCTAGCGAATTTTCACCGCTTTCTCTTCTGCCTCGATTGCCAACTCTATCGCCCTGAAGGTATGTTCCTGTTTCATTGCCGTCTCGCTGCGGTCGAGGCTATCCCTGATCAAACGACCAAAATACGGAAACCCAACTTTTCCACCTACGTGAAAAGGCTTTTCTCCCTCTCCATCTACCAGAATCACATGATCGCCCTCTTTGGAGGCAGCAACATCGATATATTTGCGTAGCTCTATGTATCCTTTGGTGCCCACAATAAACATTCGTCCATCTCCCCAGGTGCCCAAACCATCGGGAGTGTACCAATCGAGAGAGAAGAAGCAGGGAACTCCATTGCTTGTGGTAAAGCAGGCATCTCCATAATCCTCCAGTCCTGGATACTCCCGGTGAAAGAGATTTCCCACTCTGCTGGAGATCAATGTGGCATCCTCTGCACCACTGAACTGCAGGATCTGTTCGAGTTGATGACTCCCAATATCTACCAGAATACCCCCATACTTTTCCTTTTCAAAGAACCAGTCTGGACGGCTTTTTGCTGAAAGACGATGAGGTCCCCAACCACGAATTGAGACAATATCACCTATTGCTCCATCACTCAGCAGTTTTTCAGCGTAGACAGCCGCTTCAACATGGAGGCGTTCGCTGTAGTAGACAAACCACTTGCGACCAGTCTCAATAACCTTTCTTCGAGCCTCGGCTACCTGTTCCTGGGTGGTGAAGGGAGGTTTGTCAGAGAAGTAATCCTTTCCATGATCAAGCACCTCCAGTCCCAAGGGTCCGCGGCTTGAGGGAATCGCAGCACTGGCGATCAACTGGACTGATGGATTCTCGAGCACTTCCTCTTTGGAAGCTGCCTGCTTCGCTGATGGGAACTTTTCCTGGAAGGATGTTACTTTCTTTGCATCTGGGTCATACACAAAGGCAATATCAGCCCCTGCTTCAAATAACCCATTGCACATCCCATAGATATGGCCATGATCAAGTCCTATAACACCGACAACGAATTCGCCTCTCTTGCAAACCGGTTGTGGCTTACCCTCTGGGGCATACTGCTGTCCATCCATTTTCTGCATTGGCGTCCTCCTTTTTACCTTCCCATCGTCCCTAGGCTGATCTCGCCAGACTCCTCAAGATTCTCTACTGACTTAAGCTTTCTGTTGTACCGCACCAATCTTGCACGCATTCCCTCAGTGGTATAGAAGGGGTCATCCTTTGCAAGAGGCAATGAGACGCTCGTATGCTCGGTTGCAGATTTGTACATTGCACTAATCAGCTGTACAGCCTTTCTTCCTTCTTCTCCTGTTACCAGCGGTTCTGTCCCATGCATTACTGCTTGGAGAATATTCTCCAACTGTGCTTCATGCCCTTCCGTTTTAAGGGAAGGAAGCGATTCATATAATGCATTCAGTTCCACTTCAGTCTCAGGATTGGGCTGGATAAACCCATTAGGCAACTGCTTGGCTGATTTCACATACCAAGGAATACCGATTGAGGCTTTCTCAGTGGCAAGTAAGAACTCCTGTTTCTCATCATGCTCGACCAGGCAGGAATTTACCTCAGCCACCATATTTGGGTAAGAAAGGATTGAAAGGGAGACATCCTCAACCTCACTGTTACTATGCCCCACATTGTTCATGACCGACACAACCTGGTC
The sequence above is drawn from the uncultured Sphaerochaeta sp. genome and encodes:
- a CDS encoding helix-turn-helix domain-containing protein, yielding MRHAYSELLFDPSLVITVNRVDDPVFYVFDYQKRRLNMEFQHFHTYWEVYILFDDSAGHVIEGEYFSLQRGDIVLLKPRLLHKSTYEEHAKPKARLVIGFRIEEHPKGFERQTERLLSLFGEAVPIFRFDGKILEDIHRLLNRIYQLGTEHPLNAEMMIHQSFMELLWVLYIHKRQNQYVKQANTNSVSEKIYAITSYMHTHFDERLGLPEIAKRFSISPYYLSRQFKLVTGAGFVTYLQMIRIRHAQNELLYSKKPIQQICEESGFPSFSQFNRVFNQYCEMSPSAFRKDTNHRSQLLLRRSDPEHNSDATLPRILQTPEEQG
- a CDS encoding Gfo/Idh/MocA family oxidoreductase translates to MQKMDGQQYAPEGKPQPVCKRGEFVVGVIGLDHGHIYGMCNGLFEAGADIAFVYDPDAKKVTSFQEKFPSAKQAASKEEVLENPSVQLIASAAIPSSRGPLGLEVLDHGKDYFSDKPPFTTQEQVAEARRKVIETGRKWFVYYSERLHVEAAVYAEKLLSDGAIGDIVSIRGWGPHRLSAKSRPDWFFEKEKYGGILVDIGSHQLEQILQFSGAEDATLISSRVGNLFHREYPGLEDYGDACFTTSNGVPCFFSLDWYTPDGLGTWGDGRMFIVGTKGYIELRKYIDVAASKEGDHVILVDGEGEKPFHVGGKVGFPYFGRLIRDSLDRSETAMKQEHTFRAIELAIEAEEKAVKIR
- a CDS encoding Gfo/Idh/MocA family oxidoreductase, yielding MRYALIGCGRIACNHLPSALAVGMEVVALCNINSQAIDALLSGLGLQDLPIERYQDYRKMLDSCNLDMVAIATDSGSHAEIALECLSRGINVLVEKPMALSLSDADSMLQMARKQQVMLSVCQQNRFNDASQKIRSALDAGAFGSVSHISLQVRWARSKPYYEQASWRGTWEKDGGALMNQCIHGLDLMRWFAGGKIDTVWGRLANRCHPYLEVEDLGVGHVVFSNGVIGSFEGTTNVFQKDLEERLMIIGDRGTAALGGEYGQHIETWDFSDPKIQKLGGLKQEEPFSSVYGTSHQRVYEDCKRSIEEHLSPYVSAQEGRDALELVLAIYKSHLEKAPVSLPLSDFSTKDMHL